From the genome of Symphalangus syndactylus isolate Jambi chromosome 5, NHGRI_mSymSyn1-v2.1_pri, whole genome shotgun sequence, one region includes:
- the LOC129481662 gene encoding LOW QUALITY PROTEIN: putative uncharacterized protein C12orf77 (The sequence of the model RefSeq protein was modified relative to this genomic sequence to represent the inferred CDS: deleted 1 base in 1 codon), translating to MRITGTILTPKLATPRDISLLVIKEGSSRARNNIQILDPLDHIACLTNYTLTTCFSSNKVPTMPGSLPTGSKQENMQMLDRIRWMPATPVPAPECRQKYAVSTERAFPTLSTFVNTEKSVKGSNADFTKRNPRRRFLLGIYCRWGS from the exons ATGAGGATAACAGGCACCATTTTG ACACCAAAACTAGCAACACCCAGAGACATTTCCCTCCTAGTCATAAAGGAAGGCAGTAGCAGAGCCAGAAATAATATTCAAATTCTGGATCCACTAGACCATATTGCCTGTCTGACAAATTATACTCTTACTACCTGCTTCAG TTCTAATAAGGTACCTACAATGCCGGGTTCTCTGCCCACTGGGAGCAAACAAGAGAACATGCAGATGCTGGACCGCATACGATGGATGCCTGCAACTCCTGTACCTGCCCCCGAATGCCGCCAGAAATATGCCGTCTCTACTGAAAGAGCTTTTCCAACCCTGAGCACGTTT GTGAACACGGAAAAGAGTGTAAAGGGGTCAAATGCAGACTTTACAAAAAGAAACCCAAGACGGAGATTCCTGTTGGGGATATACTGCAGGTGGGGTTCATGA